Below is a genomic region from Rhizobium sp. ACO-34A.
TCAGATAGGAGATCAGGAGATCGGCGCCTTCACGAGCGTAGGCAATTGCAACGGCGCGACCAATGCCGCTGTCACCCCCGGTTATAATGGCACGCAGACCGAGCAGCTTGCCAGATCCACGATAGCTTTCCTCTCCGTGATCAGGCAAGGGTGTCATGGCCCTGGTCATTCCCGGCATGGATTGGGTCTGGAGCGAAAAAGGTGGCGTCGGATAGTCTGTCATGACGTTTCCTTCCGTTATCTTGAGGATCAAACCTCCCGCACGTCCATAAGGTTCCTCGTTGAGCACATGTCGATACCTCTGTCCTCAGCTGCCAGAAGCCGAACTGGCCTGCATTCTCGCGTTCACCAGCCTCCTGTAGAGCCCGGCATAACGCTCGGCGCTGCGGGCCCAACCAAAATCCGCCTTCATCGCCTGCAATTGCAGTCTCTTCCAGAAGGTTGGACGCTCAAAGGCTTCGAGTGCCCGGTCGAGGGCATGATAAAGGTCCTCCACCGATCCCGGCTGGAACTGGAAGCCTGTCGCCGCACGTGCTTCCATCGCGGCCTCGTTGGCGTCGATGATCGTTTCCGCAAGTCCTCCCGTTCGTGCGACGACAGGGATCGCACCGTATCGCAACGCATAAAGCTGGGTCAGACCGCATGGCTCGAAGCGGGAGGGTTGCAGGACGATGTCGCTGCCGGCATGCAGGAGATGAGCGCCGGCCTCGCTGTATCCAATGTGCATCACGACCTGTCCTGGATATTGCCGTGCCTGCTCGAGCAGCGGATACGCAATCTCGGGATCGCCCTCTCCGAAGATCACGAGCTTTGCACCGCGATCCACGATCCCGGGCACGACGGGAGCCAGTAGGTCTATGCCTTTTTGCCAGGTCAAGCGGCTCACCACCGAAACGATGGGCCGGCCGTTCTCGACCAGGCCGAACTGCCTTTCCACCGTGCGGCGGTTCTCCTTGCGTCTTGCAAGGCTGCGCATGTCGAACTGGGCGGGAATAAATGGATCCCGAGAAGGATCCCAGACGGTCTGATCAATACCGTTGAGGATGCCGCGCAGCGCGTTCTTGCGTGTGAAAAGAATCCCCTCCATTCCCATGCCAAGTTCTCCGCTCATGATCTCGCGTGCATATGTGGGGGACACGGTGGTCACCAGATCGCTGAGGACGATCGCTCCTTTCAGGAAGCTGATGTCGCCGTGATATTCGAGGCAGCTCGTATCCAAAAAGGAGGGCGGAAGCCCTAGCCGCTGAAATATTGCTGACGGAAACTGGCCCTGGAACGCGAGATTATGGATGGTCAGCACCACGGGGGTGTCCAGGCCCATCGCCCGAACGTAACAACCTGCAAGCGAGGTCTGCCAGTCGTGCAGGTGTACGACGTCTGGCCGCCAATCGCCGATCCCATCGGCGGCGATCCTGGCTGTTGCCAGAGACAGGGCAGCGAAGCGCTTCCAGTTGTCGTGATGATCTGACCCCGTCTCATCGAGATAGGGACCGCCGCCACGCTCGTAGAGGGGTGAGCACTCGAGAACAAGGAGATCGAGACCCTCGCTGTGGCAGCTCAGAACCCTTGCGGCTTCTCCAAGCACCTCCAGTTCCAGGACCGGTATGGGGTTGCTGCACCCGGCAAGTACTGCGGGGTAGCCGGGAACAAGTGTCGTTATTTCCACGCCATGAGGCCGTAGCGCCTTTGGAAGGGCGCCGACGACGTCCGCCATTCCACCTGTCTTGACGATCGGGAACACCTCGGACGCGGAGGATAATATCTGAATCCGCTCCAGACCCGCGGCTTTCGCATTTCTGGACGCTCGGGAGAGCGGCCTTGCAAGCGAGGCAGGGAATGTCTCTTCCGTCATGCTATACTCAATTAGTCCCATCTTATCGTTCTTTCCTCGATCAGCCTTCTGCTCGACAAACGTCCATATCCTCGCAAGGCCGCAGTCGCCCGGGTGGCGATAACGGTGCTTCTTGCCTCACGCCAAAGCGTCAGGAGACAGGAATACGGGAAAGCATCGCACGGGCTGTTGGGATGGCAGAGAAGAGAGTGGACCGGAAATTGACAATCCAAAGGCATCAATCACCAGGATATCCACCCATAATACCTGGAAGCAGAACGAAATTGCCGCGGCTTTGTTCCAGCCTCCATGGTTCGGACCCACGGGGTGGAGGACTGCCTATCTGGCTGTCTGCGGCGGCGCATCGCCAGACCAGGGTCTGGTATTGGCGCCCGCGAAACCCTGGAGGAGAACAATGCCGGTGCGATATTTTTCGACATTTCCGCCGCTTCGAACCGCCTGCATGATATTGTCGCGAAGGTCCGCCAGCTTGACGCGGCTGGCGAGCGAATTGCTCATGATGCGAGCGAAGTATGTCTCTTCGCTTTCGTTTGCCTGCCGTGTCAGCGCATCGACTGCAGAAAGCACCGGAATGGAGAACCCTTCGGCACGAAGCCTGTGAGCATTCCATCCGGTTCCCTTTTCGACGACGTCGTGCAGGTAGGCGACAATCTTGAATACTGGATCGTTGTCGGTGGCCGCTATTCTCGCGCAATGCGTGAAATATGGTCTTCCGGTTTTGTCCATTTGCCCCTCATGGGCCAGCTTGGCGACGGCGATGGCCTGCTGGAGCTCGGATTGCTTCTTGCTTTCGTCTGTCGTTGACGGGTTCATGGCGCCATCTCCTGTTCGACCGGGCCAGGGTTCATTTGACGAAGCCTTGATAGGGGGCAGTGTTAACGAATGGGCAATCGGGTTTTCGCAGGTGTCGGATAGACTCTTCCGCAAACAACCCTCTCGCCGGATGAACCTGCCCGCTTGCAGATGGTCTTTGGTCAGGCCTTGCGCTCGGACTCGCTGTGCGGAATATCTAAAGGGATCGCGCGCCTGTTCATGGTCCTGTGGGATCGCTAGATCAAGGGATTGTAATGGAAACGGGATGGGGAGGGCAAGCTGCCGTGACGGCGCAGGCCATTCCGGCCTCCCCGCAAGCGGAGAGAAAGCTCGCGCGCGCGATAGCCAAGGGTGTTGTTTTATCGAGAGCGCCCCTGCACGCATTGACCGCGTTTCGGTGGCGCGGCCCTCCGGGACGCGGCCATTCTCCTTGCAGAACGTCGAGGGCCTCACGTGGCGAAGCGAGCGTCCTGACGTTGTCGTGCTCGAATACCACCGTGACCCAGGACGACCAAACGCCGTGCGAATGTTGCATTACATCTACTCCCTGTCCGCAATCTCGCAAGGACATGCCTCACCACTTCCGTCCACATACCGCTGCGTATGATCGCCGGTCTGCCGTCGCGGCTTTCCAACCATTTGCGGATCTCGTCATGGTCCGTCGTTGCGATGGCGCTGCTCATGCGGACCTCTGGAATGGGTGACTTCGTTCCGTACGATCCAACCCGTCAGGAAGTCTCAAGGTTCCCTCCGGGCTGAAAAAAATCCCGTCCTCTCCCTGGGAACCAATTGGATCGACGCGCCTTCCTGTGGGATTGACCGCAGGGAACCTTCCGCGACATGAGAAACAGCAGAGCAGACTACCGCATCACCGCTGGAAACTGGGAAACGCTCGGGGCCAATTTCGATGGAGAAGGCGTCAATTTCGCCTTGTTTTCTGCCCATGCCGAGCGGGTCGAGTTATGTCTTTTCGACGAAACGGGAGGCCATGAGATCCAACGACTGGATTTGTCCGAATATACGCATGAGATCTGGCATGGCTATGTGCATGGGCTCAGACCGGGCGCGCTTTATGGTTACCGGGTTCATGGGCCCCATGATCCGGCCAATGGCCATCGGTTCAATCCGAACAAGCTTCTGCTGGACCCCTATGCCCGCGAGCTCGTCGGATCCCTGGACTGGTCGGCGGCGCTCTTTGGCCATGACCTTGATAGCCCGGAAAAAGATCTGAGCTTCAATACACTGGACAGTGCCGCCTTTATGCCGAAATGCCGGGTGATCGATCCCGCAGCCTGGACATGGGCCGGCGACAGAAAGCCCGGCATTTCCTGGCCTCAGACCATCTTTTACGAGATGCATGTGAAAGGCTTTACCCAGCTCGACCACGCCATTCCGGCTAACCTGCGTGGCACATTTGAAGGCCTCGCCCACAGCAAGGTGGTCGACTACGTCAAGAGCCTCGGGGTTACTTCCGTGGAATTGCTCCCGATCCATGCCTTTCCGGATGAAGCCTATCTCCTCGACAAGGGGCTGAGGAACTATTGGGGATACAACACTCTTGGCTTCTTTTCGCCGGCACCGCGCTACTACGGACCGCGCGGGCTTGCCGGCGTACTGGACATGGTTCGAGCATTTCATGACGCCAATATCGAGGTGATCCTCGATGTCGTTTACAATCATACTGCAGAAGGCAACGAACTCGGGCCGACATTGTCGTTTCGCGGCATCGACAACTTTTCCTATTATCGCACCCTCCCCGGCGAGCACAGATATTACATCAACGACACCGGTACGGGGAACACGTTGAATACCTCGCATCCGCGCGTGCTGCAGATGGTTATGGACTCGTTGCGTTACTGGGTTGAGTGTTTCCATGTGGACGGGTTTCGTTTCGATCTCGGTACGATCCTCGGCAGGGAACCGGAAGGTTTCGATCAGCGGGGCGGCTTTTTTGATGCCGTTACGCAGGACCCGGTTCTGTCGCGCGTGAAGCTGATCGGGGAGCCCTGGGACATCGGCCCGGGGGGCTACCAGGTCGGAGGATTTCCGCCGGGCTGGGCGGAGTGGAACGACAAATATCGCGACACTCTTCGCGACTATTGGAAAAACACGCCGCATACAGCACCGGATTTTGCCACGCGCGTACTCGGTTCAGGCGATCTCTATGACCAACGCGGGCGGCGGATTTGGGCAAGCGTCAATTTTATCGCGGCGCATGACGGCTTCACGTTGAACGACCTTGTTTCCTATGAAGCCAAGCGCAACGACGCGAATGGCGAGGACAACAACGACGGACATAACGATAATCGCAGTTGCAATTACGGTGCGGAAGGCCCGACAGACGACGAGGTCATAAACGGCATTCGAGAGCGTCAGAGAATGAATCTGATGGCGACGCTGCTTCTGTCGCATGGCACGCCGATGTTTCCCGCGGGCGACGAATTCGGCCGCAGCCAGATGGGAAACAACAACGCCTATTGCCAGGACAACGAACTGAGTTGGGTTCATTGGGACGATATCCCTGTCTCCGGCAAACGATTGATGCCCATCGTCGCCAGGCTGATCGCAATGCGAAAAGCCCAGCCTTTGCTTTGCCGCGATAACTGGCGAGACGGTGTCGCGGTCACCTGGATAAATGCGGGGGGAGGCGAACAACTGCCCGAGCACTGGCAGGAAAGCTTCGGCACGACCCTGGGCGTTCATCTGCACCGTGCCGACCTTGACCCGCGCAAGGGCCTTTGGCCCGATGTCCTCATTCTTTTCAACCCGAGCGAGACGTCCG
It encodes:
- a CDS encoding glycogen debranching enzyme GlgX — protein: MRNSRADYRITAGNWETLGANFDGEGVNFALFSAHAERVELCLFDETGGHEIQRLDLSEYTHEIWHGYVHGLRPGALYGYRVHGPHDPANGHRFNPNKLLLDPYARELVGSLDWSAALFGHDLDSPEKDLSFNTLDSAAFMPKCRVIDPAAWTWAGDRKPGISWPQTIFYEMHVKGFTQLDHAIPANLRGTFEGLAHSKVVDYVKSLGVTSVELLPIHAFPDEAYLLDKGLRNYWGYNTLGFFSPAPRYYGPRGLAGVLDMVRAFHDANIEVILDVVYNHTAEGNELGPTLSFRGIDNFSYYRTLPGEHRYYINDTGTGNTLNTSHPRVLQMVMDSLRYWVECFHVDGFRFDLGTILGREPEGFDQRGGFFDAVTQDPVLSRVKLIGEPWDIGPGGYQVGGFPPGWAEWNDKYRDTLRDYWKNTPHTAPDFATRVLGSGDLYDQRGRRIWASVNFIAAHDGFTLNDLVSYEAKRNDANGEDNNDGHNDNRSCNYGAEGPTDDEVINGIRERQRMNLMATLLLSHGTPMFPAGDEFGRSQMGNNNAYCQDNELSWVHWDDIPVSGKRLMPIVARLIAMRKAQPLLCRDNWRDGVAVTWINAGGGEQLPEHWQESFGTTLGVHLHRADLDPRKGLWPDVLILFNPSETSVDFVMPPIEQDRWQLAFSTDALFPEQPQLVGSATTFELSARSLTLFRSPD
- a CDS encoding starch synthase, with product MQILSSASEVFPIVKTGGMADVVGALPKALRPHGVEITTLVPGYPAVLAGCSNPIPVLELEVLGEAARVLSCHSEGLDLLVLECSPLYERGGGPYLDETGSDHHDNWKRFAALSLATARIAADGIGDWRPDVVHLHDWQTSLAGCYVRAMGLDTPVVLTIHNLAFQGQFPSAIFQRLGLPPSFLDTSCLEYHGDISFLKGAIVLSDLVTTVSPTYAREIMSGELGMGMEGILFTRKNALRGILNGIDQTVWDPSRDPFIPAQFDMRSLARRKENRRTVERQFGLVENGRPIVSVVSRLTWQKGIDLLAPVVPGIVDRGAKLVIFGEGDPEIAYPLLEQARQYPGQVVMHIGYSEAGAHLLHAGSDIVLQPSRFEPCGLTQLYALRYGAIPVVARTGGLAETIIDANEAAMEARAATGFQFQPGSVEDLYHALDRALEAFERPTFWKRLQLQAMKADFGWARSAERYAGLYRRLVNARMQASSASGS